One genomic window of Pseudomonas aeruginosa includes the following:
- a CDS encoding putative bifunctional diguanylate cyclase/phosphodiesterase — protein sequence MTVHVEPLALPGGSTDVLRLYAREIAIERTRLLYLGSRTPTLLMLLGGVTSACLVWGKVSSWLLGGWLVWLVLLAVLRLLQVAAFQQADSRRQASRHWRRTFLCGAGASGLTLAFAVIMLVPADAFLQQVLVFGLVAAAILSASVAYAVSLPAFLTFALPGLLPSIVFLLLQPHSLLQGWGVLGLILLVALLVVAGQIHRLVQGALLRRFQTQALNLHLERVNAEAEALNRKLAQEVGQRRLVERELRAARDALQRRVEARTEELGATSQALSQSEARLAMALEASELGLWDWDLESGRVQHSYLEAVFSDAGGGPEDYRRLIESIHPGDLPRIRRALAEHLKGRSELYRVEYRVRDREGGWRWLEDRGRAMARDPRGRVTRMLGTRSDISARKRLEEQQQLAATVFEAASESIVILDPAYNLLAVNQAFSRITGYRREDVVGRNASLLVNTPEAQRHYRQIRAELRQHGQWQGELVDTRKNGDPYPQWLQLNLLRDGNGEATHIVGFFTDLSARRDVEERLRHLLHYDELTGLANRRLFRERLHEAAQRARQEEGGLALLLIDLDRFKLLNDSLGHEVADQLLREMAQRLRRTAPEANTLARLAGDEFAILLDGGTGTAALSRLAERLLVQLRQPVSVLGHELILGASLGISLFSEQAREISVLMSQANLAMQHAKQLGGNTFQFFRDNLQDSTLERLRLETRLRKAVEEGQLDVHYQPKLCLASARPDSVEALVRWHHPEEGMIPPSTFIGLAEECGLIGEIGEFVLRRACLQAAEWSQRGLNLRVSVNLSVHQLRQGDLLDVVRSALADSGLPAAQLELELTESQWLDALDSVLATFRQLREMGVKLSVDDFGTGYSSLSYLKRLPLDYLKIDQSFVRDLTQNSEDAAIIRAIIAMAHSLDLKVVAEGVETIEQRDFLVAQRCDELQGYLIGRPLPAHALEEGLRQAR from the coding sequence ATGACCGTCCATGTCGAGCCCTTGGCGCTGCCGGGCGGCAGCACCGATGTACTGCGGCTCTACGCCCGCGAAATCGCCATCGAGCGTACCCGGCTCCTTTATCTCGGCTCGCGCACGCCGACCCTGCTCATGCTGCTCGGCGGCGTGACCAGCGCCTGCCTGGTGTGGGGCAAGGTCAGCAGCTGGCTGCTCGGCGGCTGGCTGGTCTGGCTGGTGTTGCTCGCCGTCCTGCGCCTGCTGCAGGTCGCCGCCTTCCAGCAGGCCGACAGCCGTCGCCAGGCCAGCCGCCACTGGCGGCGGACCTTCCTGTGCGGCGCCGGCGCCTCGGGCCTGACCCTGGCGTTCGCGGTGATCATGCTGGTCCCGGCCGATGCCTTCCTCCAGCAGGTGCTGGTGTTCGGCCTGGTGGCGGCGGCGATCCTCTCCGCCAGCGTCGCCTATGCGGTGAGCCTGCCGGCCTTCCTCACCTTCGCCTTGCCGGGCCTGCTGCCATCCATCGTTTTCCTGCTGTTGCAGCCGCATAGCCTGTTGCAGGGCTGGGGCGTGCTCGGCCTGATCCTGCTGGTGGCGCTGCTGGTGGTCGCCGGGCAGATCCACCGGCTGGTGCAGGGCGCGCTGCTGCGACGCTTCCAGACCCAGGCGCTGAACCTGCACCTGGAACGCGTCAATGCGGAGGCCGAAGCGCTCAATCGCAAGCTCGCCCAGGAGGTCGGCCAGCGGCGCCTGGTCGAACGCGAGCTGCGCGCCGCCCGCGACGCCTTGCAGCGCCGGGTGGAGGCGCGCACCGAGGAGCTTGGCGCGACCAGCCAGGCGCTCAGCCAGAGCGAGGCGCGCCTGGCCATGGCCCTGGAGGCCAGCGAACTGGGGTTGTGGGACTGGGACCTGGAGAGCGGCCGGGTCCAGCATTCCTATCTCGAGGCGGTCTTCAGCGACGCCGGGGGCGGTCCCGAGGACTATCGCAGGCTGATCGAAAGCATCCACCCCGGCGACCTGCCGCGCATCCGTCGCGCCCTCGCCGAACATCTCAAGGGGCGCAGCGAGCTGTACCGGGTGGAGTACCGCGTGCGCGACCGGGAGGGCGGCTGGCGCTGGCTGGAGGATCGTGGCCGGGCCATGGCTCGCGACCCGCGGGGACGGGTGACGCGGATGCTCGGCACGCGCAGCGACATCAGCGCGCGCAAGCGCCTGGAAGAGCAGCAGCAACTGGCCGCGACAGTGTTCGAGGCGGCCAGCGAGAGCATCGTGATCCTCGATCCGGCCTACAACCTGCTGGCGGTCAACCAGGCCTTCAGTCGCATCACCGGCTATCGCCGCGAGGACGTGGTCGGGCGCAACGCCAGCCTGCTGGTGAATACCCCCGAGGCCCAGCGCCACTACCGGCAGATCCGCGCCGAGCTGCGCCAGCACGGGCAGTGGCAGGGCGAACTGGTGGATACGCGGAAGAATGGCGATCCCTATCCCCAATGGCTGCAGCTCAACCTGCTGCGCGACGGCAATGGCGAGGCGACCCACATCGTCGGTTTCTTCACCGATCTCAGTGCCCGCCGCGACGTCGAGGAGCGCCTGCGTCACCTGCTGCACTACGACGAACTGACCGGCCTGGCCAACCGCCGGTTGTTCCGCGAGCGGCTGCACGAGGCGGCCCAGCGGGCGCGCCAGGAGGAGGGCGGGCTGGCCCTGCTGCTGATCGACCTGGACCGCTTCAAGCTGCTCAACGACAGCCTCGGCCACGAGGTCGCCGACCAGTTGCTCAGGGAGATGGCCCAGCGCCTGCGGCGCACCGCGCCGGAAGCCAACACCCTGGCGCGTCTGGCCGGCGACGAGTTCGCCATTCTCCTCGATGGCGGCACCGGCACCGCGGCCCTGTCGCGCCTGGCCGAACGCCTGCTGGTCCAGTTGCGCCAGCCGGTGAGCGTGCTCGGCCACGAGTTGATCCTCGGCGCCTCGCTGGGGATCAGCCTGTTTTCCGAGCAGGCACGGGAAATCTCCGTGCTGATGAGCCAGGCGAACCTGGCGATGCAACATGCCAAGCAACTCGGCGGCAATACCTTCCAGTTCTTCCGCGACAACCTGCAGGACAGCACCCTCGAACGCCTGCGCCTGGAAACCCGGTTGCGCAAGGCGGTCGAGGAGGGCCAGCTGGACGTGCATTACCAGCCCAAGCTGTGCCTGGCCAGCGCCCGCCCGGACTCGGTCGAGGCGCTGGTGCGCTGGCACCATCCGGAGGAGGGCATGATCCCGCCGTCGACCTTCATCGGCCTCGCCGAGGAGTGCGGGTTGATCGGCGAGATCGGTGAATTCGTCCTGCGCCGGGCCTGCCTGCAGGCCGCCGAGTGGAGCCAGCGGGGCCTGAACCTGCGGGTCTCGGTGAACCTCTCGGTCCACCAGTTGCGCCAGGGCGACCTGCTCGACGTAGTGCGCTCGGCGCTGGCCGACAGCGGCCTGCCGGCGGCGCAACTGGAGCTGGAGTTGACCGAAAGCCAGTGGCTGGACGCCCTCGATAGTGTCCTGGCGACCTTCCGCCAGTTGCGTGAGATGGGGGTGAAGCTATCGGTCGACGACTTCGGCACCGGCTATTCCTCGCTCAGCTACCTGAAGCGCCTGCCGCTGGACTACCTGAAGATCGACCAGTCGTTCGTCCGCGACCTGACCCAGAACAGCGAGGATGCGGCGATCATCCGGGCGATCATCGCCATGGCCCACAGCCTCGACCTGAAGGTGGTCGCCGAAGGCGTGGAAACCATCGAACAGCGGGACTTCCTGGTGGCCCAGCGTTGCGACGAGCTGCAGGGCTACCTGATCGGCCGGCCGTTGCCGGCCCATGCCCTGGAGGAAGGTTTGCGCCAGGCTCGTTGA
- the uvrD gene encoding DNA helicase II, with translation MNDDLSLLLNSLNDPQRQAVAAPLGRQLVLAGAGSGKTRVLVHRIAWLIQVEHASPYSILSVTFTNKAAAEMRHRIEQLLGINPAGMWVGTFHGLAHRLLRAHWREAGLSENFQILDSDDQQRLVKRVIRELGLDEQRWPARQAQWFINGQKDEGLRPQHIQPGGDLFLATMLKIYEAYEAACARAGVIDFSELLLRALDLWRDHPGVLEHYQRRFRHILVDEFQDTNAVQYAWLRILAKGGDSLMVVGDDDQSIYGWRGARIENIQQFSDDFADAEVIRLEQNYRSTASILKAANALIANNQGRLGKELWTDGEDGESLSLYAAFNEHDEARYVVESIESALKGGLARSEIAILYRSNAQSRVLEEALLREKIPYRIYGGQRFFERAEIKNAMAYLRLLDGRGNDAALERVVNVPARGIGEKTVESIREFARGNDVSMWEAIRLMIANKVLPGRAASALTGFVELIENLSAKVMDMPLHLMTQTVIEQSGLISYHKEEKGEKGQARVENLEELVSAARAFENSEEEEDLTPLQAFLSHASLEAGETQADAHEDSVQLMTLHSAKGLEFPLVFLVGMEEGLFPHKMSLEESGRLEEERRLAYVGVTRAMQRLVLTYAETRRLYGSETYNKVSRFIREIPPALIQEVRLSNTVSRPYGGTSRNAGGSLFSGAGVPETPFSLGQRVRHALFGEGTILNFEGAGAQARVQVNFESEGSKWLMLGYAKLEAL, from the coding sequence ATGAACGACGACCTCTCCCTCCTGCTGAACTCCCTCAACGACCCGCAGCGCCAGGCCGTGGCCGCGCCGCTGGGCCGCCAACTGGTCCTCGCCGGCGCCGGCTCGGGCAAGACCCGCGTGCTGGTGCACCGGATCGCCTGGCTGATCCAGGTCGAGCACGCCTCGCCCTACAGCATCCTGTCGGTGACCTTCACCAACAAGGCGGCGGCGGAGATGCGCCACCGCATCGAGCAGTTGCTCGGGATCAATCCGGCGGGCATGTGGGTCGGCACCTTCCACGGCCTCGCCCATCGCCTGCTGCGCGCGCACTGGCGCGAGGCCGGGCTGAGCGAGAACTTCCAGATCCTCGACAGCGACGACCAGCAACGCCTGGTCAAGCGGGTGATCCGCGAACTCGGCCTCGACGAGCAGCGCTGGCCGGCGCGCCAGGCCCAGTGGTTCATCAACGGGCAGAAGGACGAGGGCCTGCGGCCGCAACACATCCAGCCCGGCGGCGACCTGTTCCTCGCCACCATGCTGAAGATCTACGAAGCCTACGAGGCGGCCTGCGCCCGCGCCGGGGTGATCGACTTCTCCGAGCTGCTGCTGCGCGCCCTGGACCTCTGGCGCGACCATCCCGGCGTGCTCGAGCACTACCAGCGGCGCTTCCGCCATATCCTGGTGGACGAGTTCCAGGACACCAACGCCGTGCAGTACGCCTGGCTACGGATTCTCGCCAAGGGCGGCGACAGCCTGATGGTGGTCGGCGACGACGACCAGTCGATCTACGGCTGGCGTGGCGCACGGATCGAGAACATCCAGCAGTTCAGCGACGACTTCGCCGACGCCGAGGTGATCCGCCTGGAGCAGAACTACCGTTCCACCGCGTCGATCCTCAAGGCCGCCAACGCCCTGATCGCCAACAATCAGGGACGCCTGGGCAAGGAGTTGTGGACCGACGGCGAGGACGGCGAGTCGCTGAGCCTGTACGCCGCGTTCAACGAGCACGACGAGGCGCGCTACGTGGTCGAGTCGATCGAGAGCGCGCTCAAGGGCGGCCTGGCGCGCAGCGAGATCGCCATCCTCTACCGCTCCAACGCCCAGTCGCGGGTGCTGGAGGAAGCCCTGCTGCGGGAGAAGATTCCCTACCGCATCTACGGCGGCCAGCGCTTCTTCGAGCGTGCCGAGATCAAGAACGCCATGGCCTACCTGCGCCTGCTCGACGGCCGCGGCAACGACGCGGCGCTGGAACGGGTGGTCAACGTGCCGGCACGCGGCATCGGCGAGAAGACCGTGGAGAGCATCCGCGAATTCGCCCGCGGCAACGATGTGTCGATGTGGGAGGCGATCCGCCTGATGATCGCCAACAAGGTCCTGCCCGGCCGCGCCGCCAGCGCCCTGACCGGCTTCGTCGAGCTGATCGAGAATCTTTCGGCGAAGGTCATGGACATGCCGCTGCACCTGATGACCCAGACGGTGATCGAGCAGTCCGGACTGATCAGCTACCACAAGGAAGAAAAAGGCGAGAAAGGCCAGGCCCGGGTGGAGAACCTCGAGGAACTGGTCAGCGCCGCCCGCGCCTTCGAGAACAGCGAGGAAGAGGAAGACCTCACCCCGCTGCAGGCCTTCCTCAGCCACGCCTCCCTGGAGGCCGGGGAAACCCAGGCCGACGCCCACGAGGACAGTGTCCAGCTGATGACCCTGCACAGCGCCAAGGGCCTGGAGTTCCCGCTGGTGTTCCTGGTCGGCATGGAGGAAGGGCTGTTCCCGCACAAGATGAGCCTGGAGGAATCCGGCCGCCTGGAAGAGGAACGCCGCCTGGCCTACGTCGGCGTCACCCGCGCCATGCAGCGACTGGTCCTGACCTACGCGGAGACCCGCCGGCTCTACGGTAGCGAGACCTACAACAAGGTTTCGCGCTTCATCCGCGAGATCCCGCCGGCGCTGATCCAGGAAGTGCGCCTGTCCAATACCGTCAGCCGCCCCTACGGCGGCACTTCGCGCAACGCCGGCGGCAGCCTGTTCAGCGGCGCCGGGGTGCCGGAGACGCCCTTCTCCCTCGGCCAGCGGGTTCGCCACGCGCTGTTCGGCGAAGGGACTATCCTCAACTTCGAAGGCGCCGGCGCCCAGGCCCGGGTGCAGGTGAACTTCGAGAGCGAAGGCAGCAAGTGGCTGATGCTCGGCTACGCCAAGCTGGAAGCCCTGTAG
- a CDS encoding EamA family transporter: MLASWAFWALLSALFAALTAIFAKIGLDRVDSDFATFIRTLVILVTLGGILAVLGKFQAPGSIPPRSWLFLVLSGLATGASWICYFRALKLGPASLVAPLDKFSVVLVALLGVAFLGERLDLRQWLGVALVTAGVVVLAIRP, encoded by the coding sequence ATGCTGGCATCCTGGGCCTTCTGGGCACTGCTTTCGGCGCTGTTCGCCGCTCTGACCGCGATCTTCGCCAAGATCGGCCTCGACCGGGTCGATTCGGACTTCGCCACCTTCATCCGCACCCTGGTGATCCTCGTCACCCTCGGCGGCATCCTCGCGGTCCTGGGCAAGTTCCAGGCCCCGGGCAGCATCCCGCCGCGCAGCTGGCTGTTCCTGGTGCTCTCCGGGCTGGCCACCGGTGCCTCCTGGATCTGCTATTTCCGCGCCCTCAAGCTCGGCCCGGCGTCGCTGGTGGCGCCGCTGGACAAGTTCAGCGTGGTGCTGGTGGCACTGCTCGGCGTGGCCTTCCTCGGCGAACGCCTGGACCTGCGCCAATGGCTCGGCGTAGCCCTGGTGACAGCGGGCGTGGTGGTCCTGGCAATCCGCCCATAA
- a CDS encoding acetyl-CoA hydrolase/transferase family protein, with amino-acid sequence MYRDRVRLPSLLDKVMSAAEAADLIQDGMTVGMSGFTRAGEAKAVPQALAMRAKERPLRISLMTGASLGNDLDKQLTEAGVLARRMPFQVDSTLRKAINAGEVMFIDQHLSETVEQLRNHQLKLPDIAVIEAAAITEQGHIVPTTSVGNSASFAIFAKQVIVEINLAHSTNLEGLHDIYIPTYRPTRTPIPLTRVDDRIGSTAIPIPPEKIVAIVINDQPDSPSTVLPPDGETQAIANHLIDFFKREVDAGRMSNSLGPLQAGIGSIANAVMCGLIESPFENLTMYSEVLQDSTFDLIDAGKLRFASGSSITLSPRRNADVFGNLERYKDKLVLRPQEISNHPEVVRRLGIIGINTALEFDIYGNVNSTHVGGTKMMNGIGGSGDFARNAHLAIFVTKSIAKGGNISSVVPMVSHVDHTEHDVDILVTEQGLADLRGLAPRERARVIIENCVHPSYQAPLLDYFEAACAKGGHTPHLLREALAWHLNLEERGHMLAG; translated from the coding sequence ATGTACCGTGATCGCGTGCGCCTGCCCTCCCTGCTCGACAAGGTGATGAGTGCGGCCGAAGCCGCCGACCTGATCCAGGACGGCATGACCGTCGGCATGAGCGGTTTCACCCGCGCCGGCGAGGCCAAGGCCGTACCCCAGGCGCTGGCCATGCGCGCCAAGGAACGTCCGCTGCGTATCAGCCTGATGACCGGCGCCAGCCTCGGCAACGACCTCGACAAGCAGCTCACCGAGGCCGGCGTGCTCGCCCGGCGCATGCCGTTCCAGGTCGACAGCACCCTGCGCAAGGCGATCAACGCCGGCGAAGTGATGTTCATCGACCAGCACCTCTCGGAAACCGTCGAGCAGTTGCGCAACCACCAGCTGAAGCTGCCGGACATCGCCGTCATCGAAGCCGCCGCGATCACCGAGCAGGGTCACATCGTGCCGACCACCTCGGTGGGCAACTCGGCGAGCTTCGCGATCTTCGCCAAGCAGGTCATCGTCGAGATCAACCTGGCCCACAGCACCAACCTGGAAGGCCTGCACGACATCTATATCCCGACCTACCGGCCGACCCGCACGCCGATCCCGCTGACCCGCGTCGACGACCGCATCGGCAGCACGGCGATCCCGATCCCGCCGGAGAAGATCGTCGCCATCGTCATCAACGACCAGCCGGACTCGCCATCCACCGTGCTGCCGCCGGACGGCGAGACCCAGGCCATCGCCAACCACCTGATCGATTTCTTCAAGCGCGAGGTCGACGCCGGGCGCATGAGCAACAGCCTCGGCCCGCTGCAGGCCGGTATCGGCAGCATCGCCAACGCGGTGATGTGCGGCCTGATCGAGTCGCCGTTCGAGAACCTGACCATGTACTCCGAAGTGCTGCAGGACTCGACCTTCGACCTGATCGACGCCGGCAAGCTGCGCTTCGCCTCGGGCAGCTCGATCACCCTGTCGCCGCGGCGCAACGCCGACGTGTTCGGTAACCTGGAGCGCTACAAGGACAAGCTGGTGCTGCGCCCGCAGGAAATCTCCAACCACCCCGAGGTGGTCCGTCGCCTGGGCATCATCGGCATCAATACGGCGCTGGAGTTCGACATCTACGGCAACGTCAACTCGACCCACGTCGGCGGCACCAAGATGATGAACGGCATCGGCGGCTCCGGCGACTTCGCCCGCAACGCGCACCTGGCGATCTTCGTCACCAAGTCGATCGCCAAGGGCGGCAACATTTCCAGCGTGGTGCCGATGGTCAGCCACGTCGACCACACCGAGCACGACGTCGACATCCTCGTCACCGAGCAGGGCCTCGCCGACCTGCGCGGCCTGGCGCCTCGCGAACGGGCCCGGGTGATCATCGAGAACTGTGTCCACCCGTCCTACCAGGCACCGCTGCTGGACTACTTCGAGGCGGCTTGCGCGAAAGGCGGCCACACGCCGCATCTGTTGCGCGAGGCGCTGGCCTGGCACCTGAACCTGGAAGAACGTGGACACATGCTGGCCGGCTGA
- a CDS encoding DUF1127 domain-containing protein, with the protein MERTLGSNTFDIARSNRRSSSLLGTMKLWQRRIQSRRQLARLDSRLLADAGISEAQRYAELNKPFWR; encoded by the coding sequence ATGGAACGTACCCTCGGTTCCAACACTTTCGACATCGCTCGCTCCAACCGCCGCAGCAGCAGCCTGCTGGGCACCATGAAACTGTGGCAGCGCCGCATCCAGAGCCGTCGCCAGCTGGCCCGCCTGGACTCCCGCCTGCTCGCCGACGCCGGCATCAGCGAAGCCCAGCGCTACGCCGAGCTGAACAAGCCGTTCTGGCGCTAA
- the wbpZ gene encoding D-rhamnosyltransferase WbpZ — MRVLHFYKTYLSETVGGIEQVIFQLCESSGSWGIDNHVLTLSSDPHPPVVPFGGHVVHRARLDLQLASTGFSLSVFKQFRELAAEADVVNYHFPWPFMDLVHFLTGMNKPSVVTYHSDIIRQRVLLKLYRPLMGRFLHSVDRIAVASPNYFSTSDVLRQYREKTRVITYGLDKACYPKPAAQRLEHWREKLGPRFFLFVGVMRYYKGLHILLDALQGTDYPVVIVGAGPLQAELYVQAAALGLRNVHFLGRVDDEDKVALLQLSYAMVFPSHLRSEAFGISLLEGAMYGKPMISSEIGTGTSYINIHGETGLVVPPSQPAAFRQAMRWLWEHPQQAEEMGRNAEARYRQLFTAEEMGRRWSELYRELLEEKASSRYVKAAR, encoded by the coding sequence ATGCGGGTACTGCACTTCTACAAGACCTACCTGAGCGAAACGGTAGGCGGGATCGAACAGGTGATCTTCCAGCTTTGCGAGAGCAGCGGGTCGTGGGGGATCGACAACCACGTCCTGACCCTGAGCAGCGACCCGCATCCGCCTGTCGTGCCCTTCGGCGGACATGTGGTGCATCGCGCCAGGCTCGACCTGCAGCTCGCTTCCACCGGGTTTTCCCTGAGCGTGTTCAAGCAGTTCCGCGAGCTGGCGGCGGAGGCGGACGTGGTCAACTACCACTTCCCCTGGCCGTTCATGGACCTGGTGCATTTCCTCACCGGTATGAACAAGCCGAGCGTGGTCACCTACCATTCGGACATCATCCGCCAGCGCGTCCTGTTGAAACTGTACCGGCCGCTGATGGGGCGCTTCCTTCATAGCGTCGATCGGATCGCGGTGGCGTCGCCCAACTACTTCAGCACCAGCGACGTGCTCCGCCAGTACCGGGAAAAGACCCGGGTGATCACCTACGGCCTGGACAAGGCCTGCTACCCGAAGCCTGCGGCACAGCGTCTGGAGCACTGGCGAGAGAAACTCGGGCCGCGGTTCTTCCTGTTCGTCGGGGTGATGCGCTACTACAAGGGCCTGCATATCCTGCTGGATGCGTTGCAGGGCACCGATTACCCGGTGGTGATCGTCGGTGCCGGGCCGTTGCAGGCCGAGCTGTATGTCCAGGCCGCGGCGCTGGGGTTGCGCAACGTGCACTTCCTCGGGCGGGTGGACGACGAGGACAAGGTCGCCCTGCTGCAACTCAGCTACGCCATGGTCTTTCCGTCACACTTGCGTTCCGAGGCGTTCGGTATCTCCCTGCTGGAGGGCGCGATGTACGGCAAGCCGATGATCTCCAGCGAGATCGGCACCGGCACCAGCTACATCAATATCCATGGCGAGACCGGCCTGGTCGTGCCGCCCAGCCAGCCGGCCGCGTTTCGCCAAGCGATGCGCTGGCTCTGGGAGCATCCGCAGCAGGCGGAGGAAATGGGCAGGAACGCGGAGGCCCGCTATCGGCAACTGTTCACCGCCGAAGAGATGGGGCGTCGCTGGAGCGAGCTGTACCGTGAACTGCTGGAGGAAAAGGCTTCTTCCAGATACGTGAAGGCCGCTCGGTAA
- a CDS encoding glycosyltransferase family 4 protein produces the protein MRIAVNARILQAPRTGIGHYLVELLGALQAHADFEFSLFHGWGWSGDLPAAALPGYSRLSPWLRNLPGAYRARRWLEQRRFDSGRPPVDLYHEPSLWPLDFDGPMLMTLHDLTHLHYPATQPAARLREIERRLARGMEKARLILTDSQAIADEAQAYFGLPRERFVVAPLGHAARFRPRDRESLREPLRAHGLVPRGYFLCVGTLEPRKNLSLALRAHGQLPAAVRQRFPLMIVGMPGWESRSLDDELRQALASGTVRLLGYLPDERVAELMSGARALVFPSIYEGFGLPVLEAMASGTPVLLTRLSAMPEVAGEAGSYIDPDDANGLSDMLVRMTEDTVYWECCREAGLRRAEQFSWKRCANLTAAAYRRAVEG, from the coding sequence ATGCGGATTGCGGTTAACGCGCGGATTCTCCAGGCGCCGCGGACCGGCATCGGGCATTACCTGGTCGAGTTGCTGGGCGCGTTGCAGGCGCACGCGGACTTCGAGTTTTCCCTGTTCCATGGCTGGGGCTGGAGCGGCGACCTGCCGGCGGCGGCGCTGCCCGGCTATTCGCGTCTGTCGCCCTGGCTGCGCAACCTGCCCGGAGCCTACCGGGCACGACGCTGGCTGGAGCAGCGGCGTTTCGATAGCGGTCGGCCGCCGGTCGATCTCTACCATGAGCCCAGTCTCTGGCCGCTGGACTTCGACGGGCCGATGCTGATGACCCTGCACGACCTGACCCACCTGCATTATCCGGCGACGCAACCCGCCGCCCGCTTGCGCGAAATAGAACGCCGGCTGGCGCGCGGGATGGAAAAGGCGCGGTTGATCCTGACCGACTCGCAGGCGATCGCCGACGAGGCGCAGGCGTATTTCGGCCTGCCGCGCGAGCGCTTCGTGGTGGCGCCCCTCGGCCATGCCGCGCGGTTCCGTCCGCGGGACCGGGAGTCCCTGCGCGAGCCCTTGCGCGCGCATGGCCTGGTGCCGCGCGGGTATTTCCTCTGCGTAGGAACCCTCGAACCGCGCAAGAACCTGTCGCTGGCCCTGCGCGCCCATGGGCAACTGCCGGCGGCGGTCCGCCAGCGTTTTCCGCTGATGATCGTCGGCATGCCGGGATGGGAAAGTCGCTCGCTCGACGACGAACTGCGCCAGGCGCTGGCTTCGGGAACGGTGCGGCTGCTCGGCTACCTGCCGGACGAGCGGGTCGCCGAGTTGATGTCGGGCGCTCGGGCGCTGGTCTTCCCCTCGATCTACGAAGGCTTCGGCCTGCCTGTGCTGGAAGCCATGGCCAGCGGCACGCCGGTATTGCTCACGCGACTCTCCGCAATGCCGGAGGTGGCCGGCGAGGCGGGCAGCTATATTGACCCGGATGATGCCAATGGGCTATCTGACATGCTGGTCCGCATGACCGAGGATACCGTCTACTGGGAGTGCTGCCGGGAAGCCGGCCTGCGACGGGCGGAGCAGTTTTCCTGGAAGCGTTGCGCGAATCTCACCGCTGCAGCCTATCGTCGTGCCGTGGAGGGCTGA
- a CDS encoding glycosyltransferase family 4 protein, with protein sequence MTRLLVECTYVFEHPKVNSGIQRVVRNVIRELPEADETVECIPVAMLDGTLYQVHSLAPLDPRPHSPLVRLRILVERAANYFWLGQRTLEKRRPFRSSPWARRLLYVACRLFAFAFLSIPLRLLDRILGKQQPAPVRATPLEHRAGDQLVLLDSSWHADFFPLAERLKSEGVGIVSVIYDLIPLTHPQFCDAGLVKVFNHWFDWIAATADGYVAISETIRDEVRAEMLRRIGPEKVAQRWFDYFHLGSELDLVEDGASVEPDLLRMFKAKAPVFLMVSTIEPRKNHGYLLDAFERAWAQGSQARLCIAGRIGWKCEALVERVRQHPELNKRLFMFNDLSDKSLEYAYSHAASLVFPSYVEGFGLPLVEAMQRGLPAMGSDIPVFREIGGEFMAYFDLADPQTLANLVTRFEATGEFPAERPVGEWRWIGWHEASRQLIARILLALGKAPAHGEAVHADCG encoded by the coding sequence ATGACGCGTCTGTTGGTCGAATGCACCTATGTGTTCGAGCATCCCAAGGTCAATTCTGGTATTCAGCGGGTGGTGCGCAACGTCATCCGCGAGTTGCCGGAAGCCGACGAGACGGTGGAGTGCATCCCGGTGGCAATGCTCGACGGCACCCTGTATCAGGTCCACAGCCTGGCGCCGCTGGACCCGCGGCCGCATTCGCCGCTGGTACGCCTGCGCATCCTGGTGGAGCGAGCCGCCAACTACTTCTGGCTGGGCCAGCGCACCCTGGAAAAGCGCCGCCCGTTCCGTTCCTCGCCGTGGGCCCGGCGCCTTCTCTATGTAGCCTGCCGCCTGTTCGCCTTCGCCTTCCTCAGCATTCCGCTGCGCCTGCTCGACCGCATCCTCGGCAAGCAGCAGCCTGCACCCGTGCGCGCGACCCCGCTCGAACATCGGGCCGGCGACCAACTGGTCTTGCTGGACTCCTCCTGGCACGCCGATTTCTTCCCGCTGGCGGAACGCCTCAAGAGCGAGGGTGTGGGCATCGTCTCGGTGATCTACGACCTGATTCCCCTGACCCATCCGCAATTCTGCGATGCCGGCCTGGTCAAGGTGTTCAACCACTGGTTCGACTGGATCGCGGCCACCGCCGACGGCTACGTCGCGATTTCCGAGACCATCCGCGACGAAGTGCGCGCGGAGATGCTGCGGCGCATCGGCCCGGAGAAGGTCGCGCAACGCTGGTTCGATTATTTCCACCTGGGTTCGGAGCTGGACCTGGTGGAGGACGGCGCCTCCGTCGAGCCCGATCTGCTGCGCATGTTCAAGGCCAAGGCGCCGGTATTCCTGATGGTCAGCACCATCGAGCCGCGGAAGAACCACGGTTACCTGCTGGATGCCTTCGAGCGTGCCTGGGCCCAGGGTTCGCAGGCGCGGTTGTGCATCGCCGGACGCATCGGCTGGAAGTGCGAGGCGCTGGTGGAACGGGTGCGGCAGCATCCGGAGCTGAACAAGCGCCTGTTCATGTTCAACGACCTCTCCGACAAGAGCCTGGAGTACGCATACTCCCATGCCGCATCGCTGGTCTTCCCGTCCTATGTGGAAGGTTTCGGCCTGCCGCTGGTGGAGGCCATGCAGCGCGGCCTGCCGGCGATGGGCAGCGACATCCCGGTGTTCCGCGAGATCGGCGGCGAATTCATGGCCTACTTCGACCTCGCCGATCCGCAGACCCTGGCGAACCTGGTCACCCGCTTCGAAGCCACGGGCGAGTTCCCGGCCGAGCGACCGGTCGGCGAATGGCGCTGGATCGGCTGGCACGAGGCGAGTCGGCAACTGATCGCGCGGATCCTGCTCGCCCTCGGCAAGGCCCCGGCGCATGGCGAGGCAGTACATGCGGATTGCGGTTAA